The Sebastes umbrosus isolate fSebUmb1 chromosome 23, fSebUmb1.pri, whole genome shotgun sequence genome contains a region encoding:
- the LOC119482440 gene encoding sorting nexin-4-like encodes MMAEDGREESVATDDDSDLTAADGSNSLNNTMVEEGSTLLRRMEICVAEAEKRSGKNTVNMQETFTVYLIETRPMDAVADGRNPAPDSLWRRYSEFELLRNYLLVTYPYIVVPPLPEKRAEFVWHKLSADNMDPDFVERRRVGLENFLLRVASHPVLSNDKILHHFLTEEHGWKEVVYETGFQAKADSRLRALSATFRVRNPDKRFMEMKHYSDELQSHTSQLLRARARVADRLYGVYKVHGNYGRVFSEWSAIEREMGDGLQSAGHHMDAYAASIDDILEEEEHYADQLKEYLFYAEALRAVCRKHELTQFELEMASQDLISKKQQHDELATGIVRTFSFKGMTNKLFGQEAPEQREARLKLLEELIAEGEEAVKEKTLECEEHVERAWVDMQRFKEQKDKDLREALINYAVMQISMCKKGIQMWGNAKDCFLKM; translated from the exons atGATGGCGGAGGATGGAAGAGAAGAGTCGGTGGCCACTGATGACGACTCAGACCTCACAGCTGCAGACGGCAGCAACAGCCTAAACAACACG ATGGTGGAAGAAGGCTCCACTCTCCTGCGCAGAATGGAGATCTGCGTCGCTGAGGCTGAGAAAAGGAGCGGCAAGAACACGGTGAACATGCAGGAGACGTTCACCGTGTACCTCATCGAAACACG GCCAATGGATGCAGTCGCAGACGGTCGTAACCCAGCCCCCGACTCTCTGTGGAGGAGATACAGTGAATTTGAACTCCTGAGGAACTACCTGTTGGTTACCTATCCATACATCGTGGTCCCGCCGCTGCCTGAGAAGAGG GCAGAGTTTGTGTGGCACAAGCTGTCGGCAGACAACATGGACCCAGACTTCGTGGAGCGCCGCCGGGTCGGGCTGGAGAACTTTCTGCTTCGTGTGGCATCACATCCGGTCCTCTCCAACGACAAGATCCTCCACCACTTTCTCACTGAG GAACACGGCTGGAAGGAAGTGGTGTATGAGACAGGATTTCAGGCAAAG GCGGATTCCAGGCTGAGAGCTCTCAGTGCCACCTTCAGGGTGAGAAATCCAGATAA ACGCTTCATGGAGATGAAACACTACAGCGATGAGCTGCAGTCTCACACATCTCAGCTGCTCCGAGCACGAGCa AGGGTTGCAGATCGTCTCTACGGTGTTTACAAGGTCCACGGGAACTACGGAAGAGTCTTCAG CGAGTGGAGCgccatagagagagagatgggagacGGGCTGCAAAGTGCCGGTCATCATATGGATGC ataTGCTGCCTCAATAGATGATATCTTAGAAGAAGAGGAACATTATGCAGACCAACTGAAAGAGTATCTCTTCTATGCTGAAGCTCTGAG GGCAGTGTGCAGGAAACATGAGCTGACCCAGTTTGAGCTTGAGATGGCCTCCCAGGACCTCATCTCCAAGAAGCAGCAGCATGACGAGCTGGCTACGGGG ATTGTGCGGACGTTCTCCTTCAAAGGCATGACCAACAAGCTTTTTGGCCAAGAGGCGCCTGAGCAGAGGGAGGCCAGACtgaagctgctggaggagctgatAGCGGAGGGTGAAGAGGCCGTCAAGGAGAAAACGCTCGAGTGCGA AGAGCATGTTGAGAGGGCGTGGGTGGACATGCAACGCTTCAAGGAGCAGAAAGACAAAGATCTGCGAGAAGCGCTCATCAACTACGCCGTCATGCAGATCAGCATGTGTAAAAAG ggaATACAGATGTGGGGCAATGCCAAAGACTGTTTCCTGAAGATGTAA
- the ttll12 gene encoding tubulin--tyrosine ligase-like protein 12 has translation MSTNGKMMNEDEEFEVFVSLHAEALQSSRIPQIYWRSLHHKITSEIYDAGEVFGIMQFQQEEEEDGETEERKRVYTGAVISCKVVVTRVTGLQASEPTSVFLVDHAWTYRTDGARQQLEQIPGLLPRMTSLMGMYFHGEAPDPDLVELVMERMWKYNQTYKLSEGSPEDKVPVWYIMDEFGSQVQHSYQPSCSMAPFYYAQGELTYSVLWPLQNLQQGDEVTRDYTYGESDPLVRRCRLLPWIPDDLEGVSSVTAEPSDSHYEAIAVENKEQLPVEVQPYTVPEDKILKVYADLSQVTNNLTHPRFQLTEEEEEADIIWSYIHIKNYRKLSEERPHVMLNQFPCESIITVKDCMAAVAHRVKGDSQPDWLPETFNLQSELPQFIKRYQQRQQRGEDNHWICKPWNLARGLDTHITNNLDYIIRQRESTPKVVCKYLEDPVLFNREEVGMVKFDIRYMLMLRSVKPLRLYAYNVFWLRFANRPFSLDHLDDYQKHFTVMNYADDVELKQVHYDDFIPMFENQYPLYPWKEVEAEVFKAFKEFFQAASSRPAPYGICPYPPSRAIYAVDFMLKWSTKQNGERVMQPQILEFNFSPDCARACLYHPSFYNHMFQTLFLDQPEDCPVTQIV, from the exons ATGTCAACAAACGGTAAAATGATGAATGAAGACGAGGAGTTCGAGGTGTTCGTGTCTCTCCACGCTGAAGCCCTGCAGTCCTCCAGAATCCCCCAAATCTACTGGAGGAGTCTGCACCACAAGATCACCAGTGAg ATTTATGATGCTGGGGAAGTTTTTGGAATCATGCAGTTCCaacaagaagaggaggaagatggagagactgaggagaggaagagggtcTATACTGGAGCAGTGATCAGCTGTAAAGTGGTGGTGACCAGGGTGACTGGGCTGCAGGCCTCAGAGCCCACCAG tGTTTTCTTGGTGGATCACGCCTGGACGTACCGCACGGACGGCGCCCGTCAGCAGCTGGAGCAGATACCCGGCCTGCTGCCCAGAATGACCTCCCTCATGGGGATGTACTTCCACGGCGAGGCCCCCGACCCGGACTTGGTGGAGCTGGTGATGGAGCGCATGTGGAAGTACAACCAGACTTATAAACTCTCCGAGGGG TCTCCGGAGGATAAAGTTCCCGTGTGGTACATCATGGATGAGTTCGGCTCCCAGGTGCAGCACTCCTACCAGCCCAGCTGCAGCATGGCTCCCTTCTACTACGCTCAGGGAGAGCTCACCTACTCGGTGCTCTGGCCTCTGCAGAACCTGCAACAAGGAG ATGAAGTAACCCGTGACTATACGTACGGAGAGTCAGACCCCCTGGTGAGACGATGCCGTCTGTTACCATGGATACCTGACGATCTAGAAGGGGTCAGCAGCGTCACCGCCGAGCCGTCGGACTCTCACTACGAG GCCATCGCCGTGGAGAACAAGGAGCAGCTTCCTGTGGAAGTCCAGCCCTACACTGTCCCCGAAGACAAGATCCTGAA GGTTTACGCCGATCTGTCACAAGTAACAAACAACCTGACACATCCGCGGTTCCAgctgacggaggaggaggaggaggccgatATCATCTGGAGCTATATTCACATCAAAAACTACAG GAAGCTGAGCGAGGAACGACCTCATGTGATGCTAAACCAGTTTCCCTGTGAGAGCATCATCACCGTGAAGGACTGCATGGCCGCCGTGGCTCACAGAGTGAAAGGCGACTCGCAGCCCGATTGGCTACCGGAGACCTTCAACCTCCAGTCAGAGCTGCCACAGTTCATCAAGCGTTATCAACAGAGACAACAGAG gggAGAGGATAACCACTGGATCTGTAAGCCCTGGAACCTGGCCCGTGGACTGGACACGCACATCACCAACAACCTGGACTACATAATCCGACAACGAGAGAGTACGCCAAAG GTGGTGTGTAAGTACCTTGAAGATCCGGTGCTGTTCAACAGAGAGGAAGTGGGAATGGTGAAGTTTGACATTCGCTACATGCTGATGTTGCGCTCCGTGAAGCCTCTGCGTCTCTATGCCTACAACGTCTTCTGGTTGCGCTTTGCTAATAG ACCTTTCTCCTTGGACCATTTAGATGATTACCAAAAGCACTTCACCGTCATGAACTACGCGGATGATGTGGAGCTGAAGCAG GTGCACTACGACGACTTCATCCCCATGTTTGAGAACCAGTACCCGCTGTACCCGTGGAAGGAGGTGGAA GCGGAGGTGTTTAAAGCGTTCAAGGAGTTCTTCCAGGCAGCCTCGTCCCGACCGGCTCCGTACGGTATATGTCCCTACCCGCCGTCCCGGGCCATCTACGCCGTAGACTTCATGCTGAAGTGGAGTACGAAGCAAAATG GTGAGCGAGTCATGCAGCCTCAGATCCTGGAGTTTAACTTCAGCCCAGACTGCGCCCGGGCCTGCCTCTACCACCCCTCCTTCTACAACCACATGTTCCAGACCCTGTTCCTGGACCAGCCCGAGGACTGTCCGGTCACACAAATCGTATGA
- the LOC119483154 gene encoding trichohyalin-like translates to MLQLERNENEEMHLTAVGKEKALLQELDEMKEMTSVHDIQLQEMLQKEKDQKEEMRLNACEMEGKLSQETEETDAMQQNNESLQHQIQDLQEMLQIEKDQKEKMHVTAVGKEKALLQELDEMKEMTSVHDIQLQKMLQIEWDEKEEMRLKACEMERKLSQETEAMRNNNESLQHQIQDLQDMLQLERNENEEMHLTAVRKEKALLQELDEIKEMTSVHDIQLQEMLQKEKDQKEEMRLKACETESALSQEKEEKKAMQQSLQHQIQDLQEILQIEKDQNEEMRLKACEMESKLYQETEEKEAIRKNNESLQHQIQDLQEMLQIEKDQKEKMHVTAVGKEKALLQELDEMKEMTSVHDIQLQKMLQIEWDEKEEMRLKACEMESALSQEKEEKEAMRKSNESLQHQIQDLQKILRIEKHQKEEMRLKACEMESALSQEKEEKEAMRNTNESLQHQIQDLQEILQIEKDQKEEMHLTAVWKEKALLQELDEMKEMSFFYHIQLQEMLQREKDEKEEMRLNACEMESKLSQETEAMRNNNESLQHQIQDLQEMLRIDKQQKEEMRLKACEMESALSQEKEEKEAMRKSNESLQHQIQDLQEILQIERIQKEEMHLTAVWEEKALLQELDEMKEMTFVHDIQLQEMLQKEKDEKEEMCLKACEMESALSQEKEEKEAMGQSNESLQHQIQDLQEILQIEKQQKEEMRLKACEIESALSQETDAMQQNNESLQHQIQDLQEMLQIEKQQKEEMCLKACEIESILSQEKEEREAMQQNNESLQNQIQVLQEILQIEKNENEEMHLTAVGKENALLQELDEMKEMSFFHHIQLQEMLQKEKDQKEEMRLKACEMEGALSQEKEEKEAIRKSNESLQHQLQDLQEILQIQKNKNEEMCLTAVGKEKALLQELDELKEMTFVHEIQLQEILRIEKHQKEEMRLRACEMESKLSQEKEAMRKTNESLRHQIQDLQDILRIVKHQKEEMRLKACEMESALSQEKEEKEAMAQTNEALKLKLQELKQILKDVNEDIRQVNEADVNDGLMVWVMDSLGWGSHRPPLRQRGKAR, encoded by the exons ATGCTCCAGCTAGAAAGGAACGAGAATGAAGAGATGCATCTCACAGCTGTTGGAAAAGAGAAAGCACTTCTCCAAGAGCtggatgaaatgaaagagatgaCCTCTGTCCATGATATACAGCTTCAGGAAATGCTCCAGAAAGAAAAAGACCAGAAGGAAGAGATGCGTCTCAACGCCTGTGAGATGGAGGGTAAACTTTCCCAGGAGACGGAG GAGACGGATGCTatgcaacaaaacaatgaatctcTCCAACACCAAATTCAGGACCTTCAGGAAATGCTTCAGATAGAGAAGGACCAGAAAGAAAAGATGCATGTCACAGCCGTTGGAAAAGAGAAGGCACTTCTCCAAGAGCtggatgaaatgaaagagatgaCCTCTGTCCATGATATCCAGCTTCAGAAAATGCTCCAGATAGAATGGGACGAGAAGGAAGAGATGCGTCTCAAAGCCTGTGAGATGGAGCGTAAACTTTCCCAGGAGACGGAGGCTATGAGAAATAACAATGAATCTCTCCAACACCAAATTCAGGACCTTCAGGACATGCTCCAGCTAGAAAGGAACGAGAATGAAGAGATGCATCTCACAGCTGTTAGAAAAGAGAAAGCACTTCTCCAAGAGCTGGATGAAATTAAAGAGATGACCTCTGTCCATGATATACAGCTTCAGGAAATGCTCCAGAAAGAAAAGGACCAGAAGGAAGAGATGCGTCTCAAAGCCTGTGAGACGGAGAGTGCACTTtcccaggagaaggaggagaagaaggctATGCAACAATCTCTCCAACACCAAATTCAGGACCTTCAGGAAATACTCCAGATAGAGAAGGACCAGAATGAAGAG ATGCGTCTCAAAGCCTGTGAGATGGAGAGTAAACTTTAccaggagacggaggagaaggaggctataagaaaaaacaatgaatctCTCCAACATCAAATTCAGGACCTTCAGGAAATGCTTCAGATAGAGAAGGACCAGAAAGAAAAGATGCATGTCACAGCCGTTGGAAAAGAGAAAGCACTTCTTCAAGAGCtggatgaaatgaaagagatgaCCTCTGTCCATGATATCCAGCTTCAGAAAATGCTCCAGATAGAATGGGACGAGAAGGAAGAGATGCGTCTCAAAGCCTGTGAGATGGAGAGTGCACTTtcccaggagaaggaggagaaggaggctaTGAGAAAAAGCAATGAATCTCTGCAACACCAAATTCAGGACCTTCAGAAAATACTCCGGATAGAAAAACACCAGAAGGAAGAGATGCGTCTCAAAGCCTGTGAGATGGAGAGTGCACTTtcccaggagaaggaggagaaggaggctaTGAGAAACACCAATGAATCTTTGCAACACCAAATTCAGGACCTTCAGGAAATACTCCAGATAGAGAAGGACCAGAAAGAAGAGATGCATCTCACAGCTGTTTGGAAAGAGAAAGCACTTCTCCAAGAGCtggatgaaatgaaagagatgTCCTTTTTCTATCATATCCAGCTTCAGGAAATGCTCCAGAGAGAAAAGGACGAGAAAGAAGAGATGCGTCTCAACGCCTGTGAGATGGAGAGTAAACTTTCCCAGGAGACGGAGGCTATGAGAAATAACAATGAATCTCTCCAACACCAAATTCAGGACCTTCAGGAAATGCTCCGGATAGATAAACAGCAGAAGGAAGAGATGCGTCTCAAAGCCTGTGAGATGGAGAGTGCACTTtcccaggagaaggaggagaaggaggctaTGAGAAAAAGCAATGAATCTCTGCAACACCAAATTCAGGACCTTCAGGAAATACTCCAGATAGAAAGGATCCAGAAAGAAGAGATGCATCTCACAGCTGTTTGGGAAGAGAAAGCACTTCTCCAAGAGCtggatgaaatgaaagagatgaCCTTTGTCCATGATATCCAGCTTCAGGAAATGCTCCAGAAAGAAAAGGACGAGAAAGAAGAGATGTGTCTCAAAGCCTGTGAGATGGAGAGTGCACTTTCccaggaaaaggaggagaaggaggctaTGGGACAATCCAATGAATCTCTCCAACACCAAATTCAGGACCTTCAGGAAATACTCCAGATAGAAAAACAGCAGAAGGAAGAGATGCGTCTCAAAGCCTGTGAGATTGAGAGTGCACTTTCCCAAGAGACAGATGCTatgcaacaaaacaatgaatctcTCCAACACCAAATTCAGGACCTTCAGGAAATGCTCCAGATAGAAAAACAGCAGAAGGAAGAGATGTGTCTCAAAGCCTGTGAGATTGAGAGTATACTTtcccaggagaaggaggagagggaggctatgcaacaaaacaatgaatctcTCCAAAACCAAATTCAGGTCCTTCAGGAAATACTCCAGATAGAAAAGAACGAGAATGAAGAGATGCATCTCACAGCTGTTGGAAAAGAGAACGCACTTCTCCAAGAGCtggatgaaatgaaagagatgTCATTTTTCCATCATATCCAGCTTCAGGAAATGCTCCAGAAAGAAAAAGACCAGAAGGAAGAGATGCGTCTCAAAGCCTGTGAGATGGAGGGTGCACTTtcccaggagaaggaggagaaggaggctaTAAGAAAAAGCAATGAATCTCTGCAACACCAACTTCAGGACCTTCAGGAAATACTCCAGATTCAAAAGAACAAGAATGAAGAGATGTGTCTCACAGCTGTTGGAAAAGAGAAAGCCCTTCTCCAAGAGCTGGATGAATTGAAAGAGATGACTTTTGTCCATGAAATCCAGCTTCAGGAAATTCTCCGGATAGAAAAACACCAGAAGGAAGAGATGCGTCTCAGAGCCTGTGAGATGGAGAGTAAACTTTCCCAGGAGAAGGAGGCTATGAGAAAAACCAATGAATCTCTCCGACACCAAATTCAGGACCTTCAGGATATACTCCGGATAGTAAAACACCAGAAAGAAGAGATGCGTCTCAAAGCCTGTGAGATGGAGAGTGCACTCtcccaggagaaggaggagaaggaggctaTGGCACAAACCAATGAAGCCCTCAAACTAAAGCTTCAGGAGCTTAAACAAATACTGAAAGACGTAAATGAAGACATACGTCAAGTCAACGAGGCAGATGTAAATGATGGGCTGATGGTTTGGGTCATGGACTCGCTGGGATGGGGATCACATAGGCCCCCCTTAAGGCAGCGCGGTAAGGCGCGGTAA